In the genome of Cytophagales bacterium, one region contains:
- a CDS encoding FAD:protein FMN transferase, which yields MAKFPHKSKIYPIVLILIMVIVYYYRKSRKQLVGINGTTMGTYYSIKYFGKSGTIFKKEIDLLLVDFNNALSTYIAESEISLFNNNDSIHKFSSTYFYPVLQKSYEVFHYTKGAFDPTVMPLVNAWGFGFIEAEMPDSDAVDSLLQYVCFDSIYFDSLSIRKPKPGFMLDFSAIAKGYGVDVIAAFLRSRNIDNYLVEIGGEVACMGKNKDGKVWTIGIISPPMPPSPSESEKRRNGETEKRGRQVTDSSIHRFTDSGGGRCPVDIEPALRDGGLGFRVAFKLDNKAIATSGNYRNYYIKEGLKYAHTIDPKTGYPVEHNLLSVSVFAEDCMTADAFATAFMVVGKDKAIEIIKHRDDLEAYFIFEDDKGKINSFMTEGLEGIIIEE from the coding sequence ATGGCAAAATTCCCCCACAAAAGCAAAATCTACCCCATTGTCCTGATCCTGATAATGGTTATTGTTTACTACTACAGGAAATCACGGAAACAACTTGTTGGAATTAATGGAACCACTATGGGAACCTACTATTCCATAAAATATTTCGGAAAGAGTGGAACAATTTTTAAAAAAGAAATAGATTTGTTACTGGTAGATTTCAATAATGCTTTATCCACCTATATTGCCGAATCAGAGATCTCACTATTTAATAACAATGACTCCATACACAAATTTTCATCAACCTATTTTTATCCTGTACTGCAAAAAAGCTACGAGGTATTCCATTATACTAAAGGCGCCTTTGATCCAACGGTGATGCCGCTTGTCAATGCCTGGGGTTTTGGATTTATAGAAGCAGAAATGCCCGATAGTGACGCTGTGGACTCTCTATTACAATACGTGTGCTTTGATAGCATATATTTCGATAGCCTGTCAATTCGTAAACCCAAACCTGGCTTCATGCTTGATTTTAGCGCCATAGCAAAAGGGTATGGTGTAGATGTAATAGCGGCTTTTTTAAGGTCTCGTAATATTGATAACTACCTCGTAGAAATAGGGGGAGAGGTAGCTTGCATGGGAAAAAATAAAGATGGAAAAGTCTGGACAATAGGCATCATCAGCCCCCCCATGCCCCCAAGTCCCTCTGAATCGGAGAAACGGAGAAACGGAGAAACGGAGAAACGGGGGAGGCAAGTCACCGATTCATCGATTCACCGATTCACCGATTCGGGGGGAGGGCGATGTCCAGTGGACATCGAGCCAGCATTGCGGGATGGGGGCTTGGGGTTTAGGGTGGCTTTCAAGCTTGATAACAAAGCCATCGCTACTTCCGGGAATTACCGTAATTATTATATCAAAGAAGGGTTAAAATACGCACACACGATTGACCCCAAAACCGGATATCCTGTAGAGCACAATTTGTTAAGCGTATCCGTATTTGCCGAAGATTGCATGACCGCTGATGCTTTCGCTACGGCATTCATGGTGGTGGGTAAAGATAAAGCAATTGAAATTATAAAACACAGGGATGACTTGGAAGCATATTTTATTTTTGAGGATGATAAAGGGAAAATAAACTCTTTTATGACAGAAGGATTGGAAGGCATAATTATTGAAGAATGA